Proteins co-encoded in one Papaver somniferum cultivar HN1 chromosome 5, ASM357369v1, whole genome shotgun sequence genomic window:
- the LOC113279601 gene encoding carbon catabolite repressor protein 4 homolog 1-like codes for MIYDEKICLCFRVQSDHFDEFFAPELDKHGYQDLYKRKTTEVYTGTYAIDGCATFFRRDRFSHVKKYEVEFNKAAQSLTDVVVPITQKKAALSRLLKDNVALIAVLEAKFSNHGADTPGKQQLLCVGLL; via the exons atgatttacgacgagaagATTTGTTTGTGTTTCCGG GTTCAAAGTGATCATTTTGATGAATTTTTCGCCCCTGAGTTGGACAAACATGGTTATCAAGATCTCTACAAGAGGAAGACAACAGAG GTTTATACCGGGACTTATGCTATCGATGGTTGTGCAACATTTTTCCGAAGGGACAGATTTTCCCATGTGAAGAAATACGAG GTCGAATTCAATAAGGCTGCTCAGTCACTGACAGATGTTGTGGTCCCAATCACTCAGAAGAAAGCTGCTTTGTCTCGACTTCTTAAG GATAATGTTGCGCTAATAGCGGTTCTGGAAGCAAAATTTAGCAACCACGGAGCCGATACTCCTGGAAAGCAACAGCTTCTTTGTGTG GGTTTGCTGTAG
- the LOC113282714 gene encoding BRCA1-associated protein-like: MSATSTSGSVAGATSEDIFRLSTAMDSTDLTESSSNSTVTQTLPFSSGNPRIEEIRGIMHLYRDDSSNSNLPVGRKPLVCVLAVPNHMTYADFCQFCGSFIQHILEMRIVRNDGDEDQYSVLIRFDGQESADNFYKHFSGKRFSSMEVEVCHVLFTVDVQFTASIEHAHTSPASSTEQPSCPVCLERLDQEMGGILTTICNHSFHCSCISKWTDSSCPVCRYCQQQPEKSKCSVCETLENLWICVICGFLGCGRYKEGHAIRHWKETQHCYSLELETRRVWDYVGDNYVHRLIQSKTDGKLVELNTCMHTGDYGSCKCSKDFGTGEVLFSSKLEAIVDEYNDLLTSQLENQRTYFESLLLEAKEETEKEISESVDKAVGSRLQKLQSKLDKHMEEKKFLEEVNVNLMKNQDFWKSKILEIEERERKALKMRDEKIEALEEQLRGLMAYIEAENTEEQVSASSEITNGMVVSMEATNSNAKNASRSSNRRRT, from the exons ATGTCAGCTACCTCCACCAGTGGAAGCGTCGCAGGCGCCACCTCTGAAGATATATTTCGTCTCTCTACCGCCATGGATTCTACAGATTTAACTGAATCTTCTTCAAACTCTACCGTCACACAAACCTTGCCTTTCTCTTctggaaaccctagaattgaagaAATCAGAGGAATTATGCATCTCTATCGCGATGATTCTTCTAATTCAAATCTTCCT GTGGGGAGGAAACCACTTGTTTGTGTACTAGCAGTACCTAATCACATGACTTATGCAGACTTTTGTCAATTTTGTGGTTCATTCATTCAACATATACTTGAGATGCGAATAGTTAG aaatgaCGGAGATGAGGATCAGTATAGTGTTTTGATAAGATTTGATGGTCAGGAATCGGCAGATAATTTCTACAAGCATTTTAGTGGGAAGCGTTTCTCGTCTAtggag GTAGAGGTTTGTCATGTCCTTTTCACTGTAGATGTACAGTTCACAGCTTCGATAGAACATGCACACACTTCCCCTGCAAGCTCCACGGAACAGCCGTCTTGCCCAGTTTGTCTAG AGAGATTAGACCAAGAAATGGGTGGCATTCTCACAACGATCTGCAATCACTCATTTCACTGTTCGTGTATCTCAAAATGGACTGATTCTTCTTGCCCG GTCTGTAGGTACTGTCAGCAACAGCCCGAGAAATCCAAATGCTCTGTATGTGAAACTCTTGAGAATCTCTGGATTTGTGTTATCTGTGGGTTTCTCGGCTGTGGAAG GTATAAAGAAGGTCATGCTATCAGACACTGGAAGGAAACACAGCACTGCTATTCTCTTGAATTGGAAACTCGACGTGTTTGGGATTATGTTGGGGACAATTACGTTCATCGACTGATCCAATCCAAAACTGATGGAAAGTTGGTAGAGTTGAACACTTGTATGCATACTGGTGATTATGGAAGTTGCAAGTGCAGTAAGGATTTTGGAACCGGTGAAGTGCTCTTCAGCAGCAAACTGGAAGCC ATTGTTGATGAGTATAACGACCTTCTTACATCCCAGCTTGAGAACCAAAGAACA TATTTCGAGTCACTACTGTTGGAGGCAAAGGAGGAAACTGAAAAAGAAATTTCTGAATCTGTTGACAAGGCTGTTGGGTCAAGactgcagaaattgcaaagcaAGCTGGATAAGCACATGGAAGAGAAGAAATTTCTTGAAGAG GTCAATGTGAATCTTATGAAAAATCAAGATTTCTGGAAGTCAAAGATTCTGGAAATCGAAGAAAG GGAAAGAAAAGCGTTAAAAATGAGGGATGAAAAGATAGAGGCCTTGGAGGAACAG CTTAGAGGTTTAATGGCGTACATTGAAGCTGAAAATACAGAGGAACAAGTATCTGCATCAAGTGAGATAACGAACGGTATGGTTGTATCCATGGAAGCCACAAATAGCAATGCTAAAAATGCATCTCGAAGTAGTAACAGAAGAAGAACTTGA
- the LOC113282715 gene encoding hydroxyproline O-arabinosyltransferase 1-like has protein sequence MGLSNFIYTLLITFSVALITYNVIISANVPLRLDFPGPGNDLSSIDPIIKMPMNRAVPRSQRRLFHTAVTASDSVYNTWQVRIMYYWFKKHQNGPNSDMGGFTRILHNGKPDKYMDEMPTFVAQPLPAGMDQGYIVLNRPWAFVQWLQQANIKEDYILMSEPDHVIVRPIPNLAKGGLGAAFPFFYIEPKKYESTLRKFYLEEEGPITNIDPIGNSPVIVGKEALKKIAPTWMNVSLAMKKDPEADKAFGWVLEMYAYAVASAHHGVANILRKDFMLQPPWDLEIGEKFIIHYTYGCDYDMQGKSTYGKIGEWRFDKRSFTDTVPPRNLTMPPPGVPESVVTLVKMVNEATANLPNWGS, from the exons ATGGGTCTTTCAAACTTCATTTACACACTTCTAATAACATTTTCAGTAGCACTTATAACATACAATGTTATAATATCAGCAAATGTTCCACTTAGACTAGATTTTCCAGGACCTGGAAATGATTTATCTTCAATTGATCCTATAATCAAAATGCCTATGAATAGAGCAGTACCCAGATCACAAAGAAGGCTTTTTCATACAGCTGTTACAGCTTCTGATTCCGTTTATAATACATGGCAAGTTAGAATTATGTATTACTGGTTTAAGAAGCATCAGAATGGACCTAATTCTGATATGGGTGGGTTTACTAGGATTTTACATAATGGGAAACCTGATAAGTATATGGATGAGATGCCTACTTTTGTTGCTCAACCCTTGCCCGCTGGAATGGATCAG GGTTATATTGTCCTCAACAGACCATGGGCATTCGTACAGTGGCTTCAACAAGCAAATATTAAAGAAGA TTACATATTGATGTCGGAACCAGACCACGTTATCGTCAGGCCCATACCAAATCTGGCCAAAGGTGGACTAGGAGCTGCATTCCCTTTCTTTTACATTGAACCCAAGAAGTACGAATCCACACTCCGTAAGTTCTATCTTGAGGAAGAGGGACCTATCACCAATATTGACCCAATAGGGAATTCTCCAGTCATTGTTGGGAAG GAAGCTCTTAAGAAGATAGCTCCCACGTGGATGAATGTTTCACTGGCTATGAAGAAGGATCCTGAGGCTGATAAAGCTTTTGGTTGGGTTCTTGAAAT GTATGCTTATGCTGTTGCATCTGCTCATCATGGTGTGGCGAACATCTTGCGCAAGGACTTCATGCTACAG CCTCCATGGGATCTGGAAATCGGCGAAAAGTTCATAATTCATTATACTTACGGATGTGATTATGACATGCAG GGTAAGTCAACATATGGGAAGATTGGAGAGTGGAGGTTTGACAAGCGATCATTTACCGACACTGTACCTCCAAGAAACCTTACAATGCCTCCACCTGGTGTACCAGAAAGTGTG GTAACTCTTGTGAAGATGGTGAACGAGGCAACGGCCAACCTTCCTAACTGGGGTTCATGA